The region TTGCTAGTGATTACCACCAAAGCAGAGCACTTGCATATATTGTCAAGCACTTTGGCTGGTCTTGGGTAGGAGCTGTGAACAGTGACAATGACTACGGAAACAATGGAATGGCCATATTTCTGAAAACAGCCCAGGAGGAGGGAATTTGTGTGGATTACTCTGTAAAATTCCATCGGACAGAGCCTGAAAAACTCCAAAGAGTGGTAGAGACAATAAAAAGGGGCACTGCAAAAGTGATTGTTGCATTTCTTTCTCAAGTTGAGATGGGCAATTTGTTTGATCAGCTAAGTGTTCAGAATATTACAAACCTCCAAATAATTGGAGTGGAGGCTTGGATAACTTCAGAAAGTTTGATGATTCCAAACAGTTTTCATGTTCTGGGAGGGTCACTGGGGTTTGCAGTGAGAAAAACTAATATAGAGGGGTTTGCAGATTATGTTACAAAAACATTCTGGCACACAGCTTTTCCATGCTTACAGAGGGAGGACAATTCATCTCAATATGGATTAAATTGCAGCAGTTATCAGGATCTGCTTGTGCTGAAAAATTACAATGAAGATATAACTGAACAAAGATATTCAAACAATGTCTACAAAGCAGTTTATGCAATAGCATATTCACTACACAGTTTGCTCCAGTGCACAAAAAAAGGAGGTTGTGAAAAAAGTCTGGCAATACAACCACAGCAGGTACAAAGTGCTATAAAATAAGGTGACCAGACATGCCACTTCCAGGGAACACGTTCTGCCCAGGGTTTTTTTTAACTgcctaaaataacattaaaagtacCACAAGAGTGATTCGAAAGCATAAaagagccgtctgctctgctctctatcaCTTTTTCAGTACTTAGATGCCATACAGTACAGCGATGGATATGCACAGTGCAAACAAACAGCCAAAACCTGATTGGGCAGAATGTGTCCCACTGAAGTGGCACatcttactatatatatatagtaagagGATAAACTTTTTGGactgaattttttaattttttttactaggTGGTTGAGGCTCTGAAAAAGATAAATTCCACCTTAAAGACAGGAGATCACGTGTGGTTTGACAGCAGTGGAGCAGTTGTAGCACAATATGAAGTTGTGAACTGGCAGCAGGACCTAAATGGATCAATCCAGTTTAAGCCAGTGGGATACTATGATGCCTCAGTGCCCCCTGACCAACAGTTTGTgctcagcactgaaaacataattTGGGCTGGAGGGCAGTTGGAGGTAAATACCTTGGTTATCCCAAGTTTAAATGGGGTTAGCATTATGTCAGGTAGTCATTGTATCAAGTAGAAAGGGAATGCTTGTATTAACCTTTAGATTTTACATATAGATTACAGTTCTTCACAgagcttttctctctctcttttaatgttTAGGAaaggaaacatttatttaaataaataaataagctctgTAACACTTTCCATAGAGCCTGtatgtataatacattataagggaattattaaggcattataatgaatgcataatgcataaaaaaacatacataaacttataatatgtaatataaactcatgaataatcataacaattataatacatcataattgTAACATATatgtttaagagtatgattatttataaaacacaatgaacaccgtattaaatctacttcatttacagtatcatatcttgacattgtttaagagCTGCAAAGTATATTACTACAGCTTTTGAGTGGTTAGATTTTGAGTGTCATTTCAGTGTTTCCTGTGGAGcttatgttaattaattgatttgaGCTTAATAtgccaactaaaaaaaaaaaaaaaaaaattaaaaattaaagaaaaatgcaatgttttataaggttacattttatttttatggtccccttaatcaatcaacaataagcaactttgcaactacatgccaactaactctcattagagtattagtgtAACGGCCGGAAGAAGGGGTGGAAGCAAGTGCAagttaaatgataatttaatgaGCAGTCAAACAAACAAGTAACATGAAGACAGGATGATGGGTGAGTGCGGTAAGTCTGATAGGGATCCGGGGAGTGACAATGTCCAATGACAATGTCCATTGGTGGTCCAGGGAGTGGCAGTGAGTAGaggcagcaggagagcgtgacacaGGGACTGAGATGAGCGAGCTGTGAAGGTGATAGATAAAGTCCGTGgaaagtgaggagtggatggggttccaaAGATGAAGATGATCCAATGACGAGAAGAACACATAGAACAGGAACGAGAGATCAGGAACAAACACTGGGACTGTatacaacgctctgacaaacacaagacgaaagacagggcaatatgtAGGGATTgggtaatgagtagcagctggtgtAGATGAGCAATTAACAGacacgcccacatgaaacaatcagtgctgacgcgaggCAGAcaaaaaatccacccacatagtgcaaatcctgaggccacggtttaccaaccgtgacagtaccctcccctctaggaacgcctcctggtgtTCCCAGACAACCCTACCTGTTGACTGTAATCATCAATCaaggagtgatccagtatgtccctagcaggtacccaactcctctcctccggaccataaccctcccagtccaccaagtattgcaatcctcgtcccctccatcttgagtccagaatacgattgaccgaataggtGGGCTCCCCATCTATGAGTCGTGGCGTTGGAAGAACCGGGATGGGCAGGTTAatttgtgaataaaacacaggcttaattttggatacatggaaggcgggatgaatcctcctgtacgccaGAGGTAGTTTGAAGCGGACTATCACCggactaataatcttggtgacagggaacgggccaataaatttgggagacTTATTAGAAAGaaacactttttgacccacaaccTATACGGTAGGCTTAgactggtggcgatcggccttggccttggtgcacGCCTtcacctggagcagagtctcgcaggctctggtcaaggtgcggtggcacctctggacaaaagcGTGGGCGGTGGGGACCGTGACTTCAggttccagactaggaaaaatagctggctggtaacctatgctacactcAAACGGGTATAGGCCCATGGCTGACACTGGTAGCGAGTTATGAGTGTACTCAACCATAGAGACTAaatatcgcaacgttctctctaaatcctggttggcccgctcagacTGACCATTGCTCTGTGCATGATAACCCAAAGACAGACTAACCATCGCtcctaataatttacaaaactctttccaaaatttggacacaaattgggatcccctgtcagaaaccacgtctaccgggaggccatgtaaccgaaagatgtGATCAATTACagattaatttatacaaattacagctgtctccttagctgagggtaatttgggcaagggattgaaatgtgccgccttttaGAATTGGTCCACTACCGTCAAAACGACAGTCATgacattagagggcgggagggctgTAACAAAATCTAAAGCGATGTGGTACCAGGTTCtcaaagggacagacagcggttgaagaagcccatccggAGGTCGGTTAGACGttttaccactggcgcaaactgagcaggccaaaacaaaatcgtgaatgtcgcgagccataaatggccaccagaatcgttgctttacTAAGCACTTGGTGCGGCTTATCTCTGGATGACAAGCGACAttggagcagtgaccccactgaataacgtcaGACCGTTACTCCTCTGGAATGAACaaccgattcggtgggcacctgggcggaggcgttaccccttctaaggccgtcttgaccttcaactcgacctcccatatgagtgAAGAGATGACTAtactctcaggtaaaatacactctggAGTCACCGGGCattcggaaggatcaaaaagacttgacaaagaatcgggtttgacgtttttggaacccgggcggtacaataaggaaaaatcaaagcgaccgaaaaaataaaattcccactgagcctgcctggagttgagtcttttggcaggtctaatatattctaggttcttgtgatcggtccagacgatgaaaggtacccccgacccctccaaccaatgatgccactcctccaatgctaatttgatggccaacaactctctgttaccaatgtcataattacgttcggcaggagataaacgatgagaaaagaACGCGCacggatgcatcttgtcgtctgaggcagcacgttgggaaagaactgcacctactcccacctctgatgcgtcaacTTCCACCACGAACTGGATGAAAAATACAGTTTCGGCTGTATAAGACCACCTGAATGCAggactgggggaggtcaaggcggtcagaggtgagacttgttggctgaaattgcaaataaaacacagataaaaattggtgaaccccagaaaccgctgtagggccttacgggaatctggacttggccaatctatcacagccttaaccttgtcaggatccatacatattccctcagacgagacgatgtaaCCTAGGAAgtgaacagactgtgcatggaatacgcatttctccaccttgacaaaaagcccaatctctagtaatctctggagcactcgtctgacgtgttgcacgtgttcctggagagacgaagaaaaaatcagtatgtcatccaggtaaacatatatgaactgatctaccatgtctctcaacacttcattaacgagtgcttggaaaacccctggtgcgttggagagcccgaacggcatcaccaagtattcaaagtgccctctaggggtgttaaaagtggttttccactcatcccccttcctaatgcggaccaaatgataagagTTGCATGaatccagttttgtgaagacggatgctccctgtaacctcacgaatgctgaagacatcaacgtcAAAGAATAGGTATTCTTTACcttgatgttgttcagctctcggtaatcaatacaatgtcgcagggaaccatccttcttaccaacaaaaaagaaacccgcccccgctggagaagaggaagggcacaTGAACCtcgatgctagagaatcagaaatatatttctccatggcctccctctccaaaATGGAAAGatagtaaagtttgcctttaggcggggacttacctggaactaactctatggcacagtcatagggacgatgcggagggagagaagcagcggacttactgaacacttccttcaggtccaggtactccgCTGGCACATTTGACGGAATCGTAGCCTCCTCCTGAAAGACGGAAACAGATacagcaggacaagcagaaaccagacaagactcatgacaacgttcactccacaaggtgatggtgttggaaccccaatccactcgtgggttGTGTTAGACTAGCTcagtcgagctctacccacctgcatgggttcgtgatcgacgacgggaccgaccatgttctcccGGCTCAAGTTGCCACTCTCAGGGGTGCCGGGAAGACGTGTGTAACAGGCCTACGCCCCCAGGTGGTCAATACGAGTGTCCACGTGGAGCGCCAAGTCGATTAGTCTGTTGAGGCTGGTTGGCAACTCGAGAAGGTAGATCTCCTTGTGAACACGGTCgtccaacccatgcaggaacatatcccactgcgcctcctcgttccatttgCACGAGTCAGGTGTTGacaatgctctcctgctgctgatccatgcgggtgATGCTGTGATGAATGAAATCCGAAAGTGATGTGgaactcgctgcttccatgttgggtcagagcgttctgtaacAGCCGGAAGAAGgggaggaagcaagtgcaagttaaatgataatttaatgaGCAGTCAAACATACAAGTAACACGAACACAGGATAATGGGTGAGTGCAGTAAGTGTGATAACGATCCGGGGAGTGACAATGCCCAATGGTGATCCAGGGAGTGGCGGTGAGTAGAGGAAGCAAGAGAGCGTGACACAGGGACTGAGATGAGCGAGCCGTGAAGGTGATGGGTGAAGTCCGTGGaaggtgaggagtggatggggttccgaaGATGAAGATGATCCAACGACGAGAAGAACACACAGAACAGGAACGAGAGATCAGGAACAAACACTGGACTGcatacaacgctctgacaaacacaagatgaaagacagggcaatatgtATGGATTgggtaatgagtagcagctggtgtAGATGAACAATTAATGGAgatgcccacatgaaacaatcagtgctgacgcgagacacacacaaactccacccacatagtgcaaagcccgaggccacggtttaccaaccgtgacaattagtatgctcaagaatggtagactctagtatggtagaataagttgATAAACttgcaaagacatttatattcagtttatctgttggttgaccccacaaaataaaatgttagcatatatttacagtagcagacatactaatagTCTAATGACCACTAGTTGCAAATacagttgcagagttacttatcaacagctgtctaaatggtaccatcaaaataatcaaactgatattacaataaaaatagttcaaagctaATGtgacatattacacattcatgtgatctgatatctgatcttatggctgtttgagagaaaaaaaaaaaacctatgagaaatataatccattgtaaaagtggatgcaacatgttcattgtgttataaatcatcatactcttagaAGCTATAACCAGAAATAAGTAAatagtataatatattaaaactgttcttatgaatattcatgagatgataaaacatattataagttttttttataatgcattatgcattaattATAATGCCTTATATACCTTTATAATGTATTGTAAATACAGGCATTACCAAAAGCTCTAAATCAGTTTTTTCTCAATAAAATAGGTGCCATTTGATATTTGCTAAATTTAACACTTTAAATTCTATATTCtattctacataaaaaaaaaacaacaaaaaaaaaacatttatcttcATTTCACACAGACCATGCAATTCTGCTTGTGTAATTTGTTGTACATTGTAGAAGCCAAGGTCTGTGTGCAGTGAGAGCTGTCCTACAGGAACTAGGAAGGCTGCACAGAAAGGAAGACCTGTCTGCTGTTATGACTGTATTCCATGTGCAGAAGGAGAAATCAGTAATGAGACAGGTAATCTTCAGCCCATCTCAAAGCTTCAAAGAAAACTGGttagttgttttgtttgtgttttcctTCTGTTGTTAAGGATGCAGGTTCTTATCAAGAGACTTTACGAATGAAGTAACTTCCCCCTTTGTCTCTAACTATAGTGAACACCGCTTCCTTTCCAGATTCAAATAACTGCAAGCAGTGTCCAGGGGAATACTGGTCTAATGCTGACAAAGATAAATGTGTGTTAAAGGCTATAGAGTTTCTGTCATTCACAGAAAATATGGGTATAGTGCTAGTCTTTTTCTCACTTTTTGGAGTAGGAATAACTACACTGGTAGCCAtacttttttacagaaaaaaggaCACCCCCATAGTAAAAGCCAACAACTCAGAGCTGAGTTttttgctgctcttctcactgaCTTTTTGTTTTCTCTGTTCACTTACTTTCATTGGTCGGCCCACTGAGTGGTCCTGTATGTTGCGTCACACAGCATTtgggatcacttttgtcctctgtATCTCCTGTGTTCTGGGAAAAACAATAGTGGTGTTAATGGCCTTCAAGGCTACACTTCCAGGAAGTAATGTCATGAAATGGTTTGGGCCTGCACAACAACGACTCAGTGTTCTTGCCTTTACACTT is a window of Carassius carassius chromosome 23, fCarCar2.1, whole genome shotgun sequence DNA encoding:
- the LOC132101894 gene encoding extracellular calcium-sensing receptor-like translates to MLIILYILLFFLYCIHTKAEKTICHMMGESKYPLLSKNGDFIIGTLFAIHSKETLPSFEFRQKPQRLFCSSVNLIDFRMAQTVIFAIEEINTNESLLPNISIGYRIYDTCGSRLSSMSATLALMNGQEFAAGDRCNGQSPIHAIIGETESSATVILSRTTGPFKIPVISPSATCECLSNRKDYPSFFRTIASDYHQSRALAYIVKHFGWSWVGAVNSDNDYGNNGMAIFLKTAQEEGICVDYSVKFHRTEPEKLQRVVETIKRGTAKVIVAFLSQVEMGNLFDQLSVQNITNLQIIGVEAWITSESLMIPNSFHVLGGSLGFAVRKTNIEGFADYVTKTFWHTAFPCLQREDNSSQYGLNCSSYQDLLVLKNYNEDITEQRYSNNVYKAVYAIAYSLHSLLQCTKKGGCEKSLAIQPQQVVEALKKINSTLKTGDHVWFDSSGAVVAQYEVVNWQQDLNGSIQFKPVGYYDASVPPDQQFVLSTENIIWAGGQLEKPRSVCSESCPTGTRKAAQKGRPVCCYDCIPCAEGEISNETDSNNCKQCPGEYWSNADKDKCVLKAIEFLSFTENMGIVLVFFSLFGVGITTLVAILFYRKKDTPIVKANNSELSFLLLFSLTFCFLCSLTFIGRPTEWSCMLRHTAFGITFVLCISCVLGKTIVVLMAFKATLPGSNVMKWFGPAQQRLSVLAFTLLQVLICVLWLTISPPFSYKNMTYYHEKIIVECRLGSIIGFSAVLGYIGLLAVLCFIFAFLARTLPDNFNEAKFITFSMLIFCAVWITFIPAYVSSPGKFTVAVEIFAILASSFGLLFCIFGPKCYIILFKPEQNTKQHVMIKNPSKSF